The Polyangium mundeleinium genome contains the following window.
CGTGACGACCGCCGAGGTGACGAGCAGCGCATTCGAGGAAAAGTGCGCCGCCCTCGAAGGCCGTCTCGGCATCGACATTCGCGTGATCGGAAGAGGCGAGCTCATCGAGCTCGTGATGAAGTACCTCGGCAAAGCCCGAATGACCGTCCGCGAGGCGCTCATCGACCTCCTGCGCGCAAGCACACCCACCCCCGAACCACGGGAGCACACGGCCGTCACCGATCGCATCTACGACGAGCTGCAACGTCTCCCCGAGCTCGAACGGCAAATCGCCGGGACCAAGGTCGCCCACCAGAACCGCGGCAGCGGCGCTCATTTGATCCGGGTCGAACTACCCCAGGAAATGATCGGCGCCGTCGTCGAGCCCATCGCCCAAAGCATCGTCTCCTGTCTACGGCGCATGGTCCCAAGCGCAAAATGCCAGCGAGGCAAACCAAGCGGCAGCGGCGGCAGCGGCACGAAATGGATGGTCGTGGATACTCTGCTCGAGCTTGCTTGATGGGAGAGGCGCCGCGCTGGGGCTTTGCCCCAGGCCCCACCCGGGGCTGTCCGCCCCGGGACCCGGACCAGCGCAAGCGCTGGACGCGGGGTCGATGAACTGCGCTCCGCGCAGTTCATCGAACAGCCAGGGTCAAGACCCGTGACGACCTTGCCAACCACCACGGCAGCGCCGCAGGTTCAGCCGGCAGCGTGCCCGCTGCCAGCTTGAGACGCACCTCCATGGTCTTGCCACGGGCCCGTTGGAAGAACTGCGCACCGCGCAGTTCTTCCAGCCTCGGTCCAGGCCGTGCCTGGTCCGGGGTCGAGGGGGCGGACAGCCCCCCGCGGGGTCCGGGGCAGCGCCCCGGCGCGACGCCCTGACGCCCGGCGCGACGCCCTGGTGAGGCGGAGAACCCCTCTTCGACATCGACGTAGCGCATCGCGGCGAACCTCCCGTTCCGGAAATTCCCTGATCGGGTATCCTCCGTTTCGCCATGCCTCTGCCTTCTGCCCGAGAGCACGCCGCACGTCGCGTCGGCAGAACGCTCCGGGACAAGTACCGCATCGAGCGTGTGCTTGGGGTGGGTGGCATGGCGACGGTGTATCTCGCGGTGCATCGCAACGGGCACCGGGTTGCCGTCAAGATCCTTCACCCGGAGCTTTCTGCCAGCGTTACCCAGCGCGACCGCTTTGTCCGTGAGGGGTACGTTGCGAACTCGATCGAGCACCCGGGTGCGGTGCGCGTCCTTGATGATGACGTCTCGGATGACGGCTGCCCGTTCCTCGTGATGGAGCTGCTCGAGGGCGAGACCCTCGACCAGCGCCGCAGACGTGCTGGCGGCAAGATTGCTTGCCGCGAGGTCCTCGTCATCGGCCATGCGCTCTGTGATGCGCTTGCGGCTGCTCATGACAAGGGCATCGTGCATCGCGACATCAAGCCGGAGAACGTGTTCATCACGTCGGACGGCGCCTTGAAGATCCTCGACTTCGGCATCGCGCGTGTCGCCGACGAGGAAGGCGGGCCCGGCGGCGTCGCTGGCACCCCTGCGTACATGCCGCCTGAGCAGGCCCTTGGGGATCGGGGCGCCATCGACGCGCGCACCGACCTTTGGGCTGCGGGCGCGACGATGTTCACGCTCCTCACGGGCAGGCTCGTGCATGACGCGAGCCGCGCGACCGAGCTCCTCGCGAGCACGGCGACCAAGCCTGCGCCGCGCCTCGTCGACGTCGCGCCCGATGCCCCGCGCGACGTCGCCCGCGTCATTGACCAGGCCCTCGCTTACTCGCGCCACGACAGGTTCGAGGATGCGCGCGAGATGCGGGATGCGATTGGCTCTGCCCACATCGCGGTCTTCGGCGAGCCCCTCTCCGTCGTCCCTCGCCACAGCGGCAGCGCCCTCGCTTTTGCGCCTTCGTCGTCGGGGCGCATCTCGCTCCAGCCTGCTTCGGGGCGTGTTGTTGCCTCGCGGCCGCGGGCAGAGCTCGTCGAGACTGTGCTCGACGTGCCCCCTGGACACGAAGGCACGCCGCGCCCGCCCTCGCTTGCGCCGGCGGCTGCGCCTGTGGACGGCGCGCCGCAGAACACGGTGAGCGAGCCTCTCTCGTCGAGTCCGACCGAGGAGCACCCTTCCCGGGCGCGCGCCCTGCTCATGATGTCGGCGGGCCTCGGCATGCTCGCCACCCTGCTCGTCCTCTTCGTGGCGCGGGCGAGCCGCACCGCGCCGACCGACGTCCCGCCGCCCCCGCCGACGCCGCGGAACACGTGCGTGACGAACGCCGACTGCACGGCCCCGGGGGATGACAGGCACGCCATCTGCCGCAAGGATCGCGGCGCCTGCGTCACGCTCGAGACCGATCAATGCCGCGTCCTCGCCGACGCGGGTGACATCCAGAACGACGGCACGATCTGGATCGGCGCGATGTACCCGCACGACGAGAAAAAGGGCACGACGTACGGCCGGCAAGCCGCGCGCGCCGTGGACCTCGCCCGCCGCGATTTTGCGAGCCTCACCGGCGGCCTGCCACCCGTGAGTGGTGCGGGGAAACCACGCCCGATCGGGATCGTCCTCTGCGACGACACCGAGGCGGCCGAGCGCGCGGCGTCCCACCTCGTCGACGACGTTGGTGTCCCCGCGGTCCTCGGCTTTGCGCGCAGCAAGGAGGTCCTCGACCTCGCGCGAGCGTACTTCTTGCCGAAGGGCGTGCTCGCGCTCGCCTCGAACACCGCCTCGATGCTCACGGACATCGCGCATGCGCCGGACGATCCGCGCCTCGTCTTGCGCGTGACCACGAGCGCGACCATGTCGACGGGCGCGAAGGCCGCGTTCCTCGAGAACGTGCTCGAACCGGAGATCCGCAAGCGCCCCGGGCTCCGACCAGGCGAACCGCTGCGCGTGGCCATCGTCCGCGTGGACAATGCCTCCGGCATGAGCCACGCGGACCAGCTCGTCTCGGTGTTGCGCTGGAACGGCAAGAGCGCCGCCGAGAACGGCGACGATCTGCGCCAGTTCGTGGTGAAGGACGAGCTCGCCGGTGCGCAGACCGATGAAGCGGTCGCGCCCTTGATCACGTCGATCGGCGCCTTCGCGCCGCACGTCGTCTTCGAGGCCGGCGCGGGCGCGCAGTTCCTCGTCGAGCTCGAACGGCGCTGGCCGAAGAACCGCCTCTTCCGGCCGCATTACGTCATGTCGGGCTCGCTCGCGTCCGACGACTTCTTCAAGCTCGTCTCCGAGCGCCCCGACGCCTCGCGCCGGCTGCTCAGCATCGACGCCGCGGTGAACCCCGCGCTTGCGAAGTTCGTCGTGCACCACAACGAGATCTTCCCGGACAAGGTCACCCCGTACGACTCGACGAGCGCCCCGTACGACGCGTTTTACGCCGTCGCGTACGCTGCGCTCGCGCTCGGCGACGAGCCGATCACGGGCCGCGGGCTCGCGCGCGCCGTGCGCCGCCTCGTGCCCCCGGGCGAGCCGGTCGAGGTCGGCCAGGGCGGGATCTACTCGGCGATCAAGGTCCTGCGCGGCGGTAAAAATATCGACCTCGCGGGCTCGCAGACCTCGCTCGACTTCAACCCGGAGACCGGCGACGCCACGGTCGATTTCGCCGTGTATTGCCTCGATCCGAAGCGCCGCGTCGCGGCCGAATCGGGCCTCGTCTACCGCGCGAAGACCGGCAAGCTCGAAGGCGCGATGCGCTGTCCCTGACGGATGCGGCAAGCCGTTGCGCGTGCGGGCCGAGTGCGGATACCGTGCGGATCCCCCCGCGCCATGCGAACGCCCGCCGCCCTCCTCGCCTCGGTCCCTTCGGCCCTCGCCCTCACGCTCGCGCTCTTTACGGGCGACGCGCACGCGCAAACGGAGGCGTGGTCGGATCCGGATCCGAAGGGCCAGGGGACGCGGTATGCGCTCGACAAGTTCGGCTTCCGCGCCGGCGCCGAGTACCGCGCGAACCTGCTCTACGTGAACCCGATCGCGCTGAACAGCGAGTCGAACCGGCGCGTGAGCTGGATCGAGCACCGCCTGCGCCTCGACGTCGGCGTCGACTACCTCGACAAGGTGCGCCTCTACGCCTCGGCCGACATGCTCGACGGCGTGCTCTGGGGCGACAACGGCACGCTCGCCTCCGGCCCCAAGCCGAACTTCGGGACGAACATCAACGCGCGCAGCCCCAACGTCACCACGCCCTGCGTGGGCCTGCGCGGCACCGACCCTTTGAACGCCGAAGACTACGGCTACACGCTCTGCTCGCAGGAGCAGATCCGGTTCCGCAAGGCCTACGGCGACGTCGTGCTCCCGATCGGCCTGCTCCGCGTGGGCCGCCAGTCCGCGAACAGCGGCACCGGCATCCAGGCCGCGGACGGCGATGGACGGCCGAACCGCTTCGGCTTCAGCCGCCAGGGCAACCTCGTCGACCGTGTCCTCTTCGCGACGAAGCCCCTCGAAGCCTTCAAGCCCAAGGAAGAGCGCGACACCTCGGAGAACCGCGGGCTCATCCTCGCCCTCGCCTACGATCGCTGGGTCACCGACAGCGTGCAGCTCTTCGCCGACGACGTGCAGCAGTTCGACGTGGCCGTGCGTTTCCTCGCGCCGAAGCTCGGCCCCGCCCGCGACCTCTTCCTCGGCACGTACTACGTGCATCGCTGGGACGACGCGAACAGCTCCAGCATCAACAGCTTCGGCCTGAAGGC
Protein-coding sequences here:
- a CDS encoding bifunctional serine/threonine-protein kinase/ABC transporter substrate-binding protein, with protein sequence MATVYLAVHRNGHRVAVKILHPELSASVTQRDRFVREGYVANSIEHPGAVRVLDDDVSDDGCPFLVMELLEGETLDQRRRRAGGKIACREVLVIGHALCDALAAAHDKGIVHRDIKPENVFITSDGALKILDFGIARVADEEGGPGGVAGTPAYMPPEQALGDRGAIDARTDLWAAGATMFTLLTGRLVHDASRATELLASTATKPAPRLVDVAPDAPRDVARVIDQALAYSRHDRFEDAREMRDAIGSAHIAVFGEPLSVVPRHSGSALAFAPSSSGRISLQPASGRVVASRPRAELVETVLDVPPGHEGTPRPPSLAPAAAPVDGAPQNTVSEPLSSSPTEEHPSRARALLMMSAGLGMLATLLVLFVARASRTAPTDVPPPPPTPRNTCVTNADCTAPGDDRHAICRKDRGACVTLETDQCRVLADAGDIQNDGTIWIGAMYPHDEKKGTTYGRQAARAVDLARRDFASLTGGLPPVSGAGKPRPIGIVLCDDTEAAERAASHLVDDVGVPAVLGFARSKEVLDLARAYFLPKGVLALASNTASMLTDIAHAPDDPRLVLRVTTSATMSTGAKAAFLENVLEPEIRKRPGLRPGEPLRVAIVRVDNASGMSHADQLVSVLRWNGKSAAENGDDLRQFVVKDELAGAQTDEAVAPLITSIGAFAPHVVFEAGAGAQFLVELERRWPKNRLFRPHYVMSGSLASDDFFKLVSERPDASRRLLSIDAAVNPALAKFVVHHNEIFPDKVTPYDSTSAPYDAFYAVAYAALALGDEPITGRGLARAVRRLVPPGEPVEVGQGGIYSAIKVLRGGKNIDLAGSQTSLDFNPETGDATVDFAVYCLDPKRRVAAESGLVYRAKTGKLEGAMRCP